The Pseudomonas sp. TH06 genome has a window encoding:
- a CDS encoding DUF6124 family protein has protein sequence MIKHTPNPPEAENTTPYEFPGSKKFHEAAERALDHYFQPNALTLRSHKPSTMFLVAPNQDNESLLVHACESLAQASLMSSDIAAYIDLPQRRTILAIQQIIMLAELAVNRVLDNVDVTPPAPRS, from the coding sequence ATGATCAAACACACCCCTAATCCGCCTGAAGCGGAAAACACCACACCCTACGAATTCCCCGGCTCGAAGAAATTCCACGAAGCCGCCGAGCGCGCCCTCGACCACTACTTCCAACCCAACGCACTAACGTTGCGCTCACACAAACCCAGCACCATGTTCCTGGTCGCCCCGAATCAGGACAACGAAAGCCTGCTGGTCCACGCCTGCGAATCACTGGCACAAGCCAGCCTCATGAGCAGTGACATCGCCGCCTACATCGACCTCCCGCAACGGCGCACGATTCTGGCGATCCAGCAAATCATCATGCTCGCCGAACTGGCAGTGAACCGCGTGCTGGATAACGTCGACGTGACACCACCAGCGCCACGCAGCTGA
- a CDS encoding D-glycerate dehydrogenase has translation MKKTVLAFSRITPPMIEQLKQEFDVIVPNPKNGDINAQFNEALPHAHGLIGVGRKLGKAQLETAEKLEVVSSVSVGYDNYDLDYFNERGIMLTNTPDVLTESTADLAFTLIMSSARRVAELDAWTKAGQWQASVGASLFGCDVHGKTLGIVGMGNIGAAVARRGRFGFNMSIIYSGNSRKTELEQELGAQFRSLDQLLTEADFVCLVVPLSDKTRHLISHRELALMKPSAILVNISRGPAVDEPALIEALQNNRIRGAGLDVYEKEPLAESPLFQLKNAVTLPHIGSATHETREAMANRAIANLRSALLGERPQDLVNPQVWRG, from the coding sequence ATGAAAAAAACAGTCCTGGCCTTCAGCCGCATCACCCCCCCAATGATCGAACAACTAAAACAAGAGTTCGACGTCATCGTCCCCAACCCAAAAAACGGCGACATCAACGCCCAATTCAACGAAGCCCTGCCCCACGCCCATGGCCTCATCGGCGTCGGCCGCAAACTCGGCAAAGCACAACTCGAAACCGCCGAAAAACTCGAAGTGGTCTCCAGCGTCTCCGTCGGCTACGACAACTACGACCTCGACTACTTCAACGAACGCGGGATCATGCTCACCAACACCCCGGACGTGCTCACCGAGAGCACCGCCGACCTCGCCTTCACCCTGATCATGAGCAGCGCCCGCCGCGTCGCCGAACTCGACGCCTGGACCAAGGCCGGGCAATGGCAAGCCAGCGTCGGCGCCTCACTGTTCGGCTGTGACGTACACGGAAAAACCCTCGGCATCGTCGGCATGGGCAACATCGGCGCCGCCGTCGCCCGCCGCGGCCGGTTCGGTTTCAACATGTCGATTATCTACAGCGGCAACAGCCGCAAGACCGAACTGGAACAAGAACTCGGCGCGCAATTTCGCAGCCTCGACCAACTGCTGACCGAAGCCGATTTTGTCTGCCTGGTTGTCCCACTCAGCGACAAGACCCGCCACCTGATCAGCCATCGCGAATTGGCTCTGATGAAACCGAGCGCGATTCTGGTCAACATCTCTCGCGGCCCGGCCGTCGACGAACCCGCGCTGATCGAAGCGCTGCAAAACAACCGCATCCGTGGCGCCGGTCTGGACGTCTACGAAAAGGAACCGCTGGCCGAGTCGCCACTGTTCCAGTTGAAAAACGCCGTGACCTTGCCGCACATCGGCTCAGCCACCCATGAAACCCGCGAAGCCATGGCCAATCGGGCCATTGCCAACCTGCGCAGTGCCTTGCTCGGGGAACGCCCGCAGGACCTGGTCAATCCGCAAGTCTGGCGCGGCTGA
- a CDS encoding DUF2165 domain-containing protein yields MNTLTTEKIIRYSKVILMAYISFFGLLVMIHNFTDYNSNYTYVSHILSMDTTTASESIKYRAIESPMIHHRIYWFIITMEVTYTVLCLIGTYQLYRKINESAEAFHEAKKFSIMGILVAIFIYYVCLQTVGVEWFDMDTSQTWNAKDWARHIVDFIFPVMIYITLKVER; encoded by the coding sequence TTGAACACACTGACAACCGAAAAAATCATCCGCTACAGCAAGGTTATATTGATGGCTTATATCAGCTTCTTTGGCCTGCTGGTGATGATTCACAACTTCACCGACTATAATTCAAACTACACGTACGTGTCTCACATCCTGAGCATGGATACCACCACTGCAAGTGAGAGCATCAAGTACCGAGCCATCGAATCACCGATGATTCATCACCGAATCTATTGGTTCATCATCACGATGGAGGTCACGTACACCGTGTTATGCCTGATAGGCACCTATCAGTTGTATCGCAAGATCAACGAATCAGCCGAAGCATTCCATGAGGCCAAGAAGTTCTCGATCATGGGCATACTGGTTGCAATATTCATCTATTACGTATGTCTGCAAACTGTCGGTGTCGAATGGTTCGACATGGACACTTCGCAAACCTGGAATGCCAAGGACTGGGCACGTCATATCGTTGATTTCATTTTCCCGGTAATGATTTACATCACACTGAAAGTCGAGCGCTGA